The proteins below come from a single Pseudomonas chlororaphis genomic window:
- a CDS encoding phospholipid-binding protein, whose protein sequence is MKKFAITAAAATALTLTMASAFAETTQATQAPMMLAAGEVTKAKETTSDTWITTKVKADLLTEKGIPGSDIKVETNKGVVSLSSTVAVTDSQKDMAVAIAKKIKGVKAVSADGLKAE, encoded by the coding sequence ATGAAGAAGTTCGCTATCACTGCCGCTGCTGCAACCGCTCTGACCCTGACCATGGCTAGCGCATTCGCCGAGACCACTCAAGCAACTCAGGCTCCAATGATGCTGGCTGCTGGCGAAGTGACCAAGGCGAAGGAAACCACTTCCGACACCTGGATCACCACCAAGGTCAAGGCTGACCTGCTGACCGAAAAAGGTATTCCAGGCTCCGACATCAAAGTTGAAACCAACAAAGGTGTTGTGTCGCTGTCCTCCACCGTGGCCGTGACTGATTCGCAAAAAGACATGGCCGTGGCCATTGCCAAGAAAATCAAAGGCGTCAAAGCCGTCTCAGCTGATGGCCTGAAAGCCGAGTAA